In Cyanobium sp. AMD-g, one genomic interval encodes:
- the argB gene encoding acetylglutamate kinase codes for MSPDRHISSEDTLRVSVLSEALPYIQRFAGRRIVIKYGGAAMVREDLRDAVFRDLALLACVGVQPVVVHGGGPEINQWLEKLAIEPRFQDGLRVTCPDTMDVVEMVLVGRVNKQIVNGLNRVGGRAVGLSGSDGALVQARTMGDGTLGVVGDVARVDPSVLSPLLASGYIPVISSVAPNADGLAHNINADTVAGELAAALQAEKLILLTDTPGILRDRNAPTSLIRQLSLSEARQLITDGVVEGGMTPKTECCIRALAQGVKAAHIIDGRVAHSLLLEVFTNAGIGTMVVGSPGLLHA; via the coding sequence TTGAGTCCCGATCGGCACATCAGTTCGGAAGACACCCTGCGGGTGTCTGTGCTCAGTGAGGCGCTGCCCTACATCCAGCGTTTCGCCGGCCGCCGCATCGTCATCAAGTACGGCGGTGCCGCCATGGTCCGCGAAGACCTGCGCGATGCGGTCTTCCGCGACCTGGCCCTGCTGGCCTGCGTCGGCGTCCAGCCGGTGGTGGTGCACGGCGGCGGACCGGAGATCAACCAGTGGCTGGAGAAACTGGCGATCGAGCCCCGCTTCCAGGACGGCCTGAGGGTCACCTGCCCCGACACGATGGACGTGGTGGAGATGGTGCTGGTGGGCCGGGTCAACAAGCAGATCGTCAACGGCCTCAACCGGGTGGGGGGCCGGGCCGTGGGCCTTTCCGGCAGTGATGGCGCTCTGGTGCAGGCCCGCACCATGGGCGATGGCACCCTCGGTGTGGTGGGGGATGTGGCGCGGGTGGACCCCTCGGTGCTCTCCCCGCTGCTGGCCAGTGGCTACATCCCGGTGATCTCCAGCGTGGCCCCCAATGCCGATGGCCTGGCCCACAACATCAATGCCGACACCGTGGCCGGGGAGCTGGCCGCGGCCCTGCAGGCGGAGAAGTTGATCCTGCTCACCGACACCCCGGGCATCCTGCGGGACCGCAACGCGCCCACCAGCCTGATCCGCCAGCTCAGCCTTTCCGAGGCCCGCCAGCTGATCACCGACGGGGTGGTGGAAGGCGGGATGACACCCAAAACCGAGTGCTGCATCCGGGCCCTGGCCCAGGGGGTCAAGGCGGCCCACATCATCGACGGCCGGGTGGCCCATTCCCTGCTGCTGGAGGTGTTCACCAATGCCGGCATCGGCACCATGGTGGTGGGCAGCCCCGGCCTGCTGCATGCCTGA
- a CDS encoding adenylosuccinate synthase translates to MANVVVIGAQWGDEGKGKITDLLSRSADVVVRYQGGVNAGHTIVVEDRVLKLHLIPSGILYPDTICLIGSGTVVDPKVMLGEIDTLLELEIDVSGLKLASTAHVTMPYHRLLDLAMEQRRGDRRIGTTGRGIGPTYADKSQRNGIRVIDLLDPDCLRDRLLGPLAEKNDLLEKVYGIPALDADAVIEEYAAYGRRLAPHVVDCTRTIHEAARARKNILFEGAQGTLLDLDHGTYPYVTSSNPVSGGACIGAGVGPTLIDRVIGVAKAYTTRVGEGPFPTELEGSLNDHLCDRGGEFGTTTGRRRRCGWFDGVIGRYAVQVNGLDCLAITKLDVLDELDEIQVCVAYELDGRRIDHFPSSSDEFARCRPVFKSLPGWQCSTADCRALEDLPPTAMAYLRFLAELMEVPIAIVSLGAQRDQTIVVEDPIHGPKRALLSV, encoded by the coding sequence TTGGCCAATGTTGTCGTCATCGGTGCGCAATGGGGTGACGAAGGGAAAGGCAAGATCACCGATCTGCTGAGTCGCTCCGCCGATGTCGTGGTCCGCTACCAGGGCGGAGTCAACGCCGGGCACACCATCGTTGTCGAGGACCGGGTCCTCAAGCTGCACCTGATCCCCTCCGGGATCCTCTATCCGGACACCATCTGCCTGATCGGATCGGGCACGGTGGTGGATCCCAAGGTGATGCTGGGCGAGATCGACACCCTGCTGGAGCTGGAGATCGACGTCTCCGGGCTGAAGCTCGCCTCCACCGCCCACGTCACGATGCCGTACCACCGGCTGCTCGACCTGGCGATGGAGCAGCGCCGGGGCGACCGCCGCATCGGCACGACCGGCCGGGGCATCGGCCCCACCTATGCCGACAAATCCCAGCGCAATGGCATCCGGGTGATCGACCTGCTCGATCCGGACTGCCTGCGCGACCGCCTGCTTGGCCCCCTCGCCGAGAAGAACGACCTGCTCGAGAAGGTTTACGGGATCCCCGCCCTGGATGCCGACGCGGTGATCGAGGAGTACGCCGCCTACGGCCGCCGGCTGGCCCCCCACGTGGTCGATTGCACCCGCACCATTCACGAGGCGGCCCGGGCCCGCAAGAACATCCTCTTCGAGGGCGCCCAGGGCACCCTGCTGGATCTCGACCACGGCACCTACCCCTACGTCACCTCCTCCAACCCCGTGTCGGGCGGAGCCTGCATCGGCGCCGGCGTGGGCCCCACCCTGATCGACCGGGTGATCGGCGTGGCCAAGGCCTACACCACCCGGGTGGGCGAAGGACCCTTCCCGACGGAATTGGAGGGCAGCCTCAACGACCACCTCTGTGATCGCGGCGGGGAGTTCGGGACCACCACCGGCCGTCGCCGCCGTTGCGGCTGGTTCGACGGGGTGATCGGCCGCTATGCGGTCCAGGTCAACGGCCTCGACTGCCTGGCGATCACCAAGCTTGATGTGCTCGATGAGCTGGACGAGATCCAGGTGTGCGTGGCCTACGAGCTCGATGGCCGCCGCATCGACCACTTCCCCAGCAGCTCCGACGAATTCGCCCGCTGCCGGCCTGTGTTCAAGAGCCTGCCGGGCTGGCAGTGCTCCACGGCCGATTGCCGTGCCCTGGAGGATCTCCCCCCCACCGCCATGGCCTATCTGCGCTTCCTGGCCGAGCTGATGGAGGTGCCGATCGCCATCGTTTCCCTCGGCGCCCAACGGGATCAGACGATCGTGGTCGAGGATCCGATCCACGGCCCCAAGCGCGCCCTGCTCAGCGTCTGA
- a CDS encoding adenosine kinase gives MSSSKRFDVVGIGNAIVDVLVQADDAFLEAHGLTKGTMALVDESQAERLYASVGAGLETSGGSAANTLAGIAQLGGQAGFIGRVRDDQLGAIFAHDIRAVGARFETPPASSGPSTARCLILVTPDAQRTMCTYLGASVGLDPADLDLDMVRQGKVLYLEGYLWDSEEAKRAFIAAAEVMRASGGEVALSLSDAFCVERHRQSFQELVDGHVDVLFANETEITSLYESDSFEAAADQVRGRCKLAALTRSERGSLLLSGDTTLAIEPYRLGPLVDTTGAGDLYAAGFLYGHTRGESLERCGQLGSLCAGQVVTQLGPRPQASLPELVARHLG, from the coding sequence ATCAGTTCCTCCAAGCGCTTCGACGTCGTCGGCATCGGTAACGCCATCGTCGATGTCCTCGTCCAGGCCGATGACGCCTTTCTCGAGGCCCACGGCCTCACCAAGGGCACCATGGCCCTGGTGGATGAATCCCAGGCGGAGCGGCTCTACGCCAGCGTCGGCGCCGGGCTTGAAACCTCCGGCGGATCGGCGGCCAACACCCTGGCCGGCATCGCCCAGCTGGGCGGCCAGGCAGGGTTCATCGGCCGGGTCAGGGACGACCAGCTCGGGGCGATCTTCGCCCACGACATCCGCGCGGTGGGGGCCCGGTTCGAAACGCCACCGGCCAGCAGCGGACCCTCCACCGCCCGCTGCCTGATCCTGGTCACCCCGGATGCCCAGCGCACCATGTGCACCTACCTGGGGGCGTCGGTGGGCCTCGATCCGGCCGACCTCGACCTGGACATGGTGCGCCAGGGCAAGGTGCTGTATCTGGAGGGCTACCTCTGGGACAGCGAGGAGGCCAAGCGCGCCTTCATCGCGGCCGCCGAGGTGATGCGCGCCAGCGGCGGCGAGGTGGCCCTGTCCCTCTCCGATGCCTTCTGCGTCGAGCGCCACCGCCAGAGCTTCCAGGAGCTGGTTGATGGCCATGTCGATGTGCTGTTCGCCAACGAGACGGAGATCACCTCCCTCTACGAGAGCGACAGCTTCGAAGCGGCCGCCGATCAGGTGCGGGGCCGCTGCAAGCTGGCGGCCCTCACCCGCAGCGAGCGGGGCTCCCTGCTGCTGAGCGGCGACACCACCCTGGCGATCGAGCCGTACCGGCTCGGCCCATTGGTGGACACCACCGGCGCCGGCGACCTCTATGCCGCCGGCTTCCTCTACGGCCACACCAGGGGGGAGAGCCTGGAGCGCTGCGGTCAGCTCGGTTCCCTCTGCGCCGGCCAGGTGGTCACCCAGCTGGGTCCGCGTCCCCAGGCGTCCCTGCCGGAGCTGGTGGCCCGCCACCTGGGCTGA
- a CDS encoding DUF3153 domain-containing protein, with translation MPEDPLAEARRALDRGEYGQVLRLLEPLQEERSPLTAAGAELRLLMATALMGQGRTDQAAACCRGLVRCQDPTLRAQAKALLMVLEAPELRRPSNWSLTLPDLAGTTPLEGVGGGVSRRSRRRPEPPPPPPVGPTRAPVGFAVVVAVVLLLLASLLGGCMEVRTELRFEGPGRLQVSHQLRGNGGPESPWQRRFVAALEGHEPQLAASGPFHGRGGSADQLLSTPVLPAREALAALAGSLELAGQLSGVALSAPVMRWEERNWLVGVRQHLLLELDLQPLEAIPGLDLALVLAPVRPAAVRQAAPASPVPAPPGDGQGRRQLVWPLQPGQVNVLELRCWRWSGLGLGAAAVGLALPLVLALQATRRRLGFGLPELPA, from the coding sequence ATGCCTGAGGATCCGCTGGCCGAGGCCCGGCGGGCCCTGGATCGTGGTGAGTACGGCCAGGTGCTGCGGTTGCTGGAGCCCCTCCAGGAGGAGCGTTCGCCGCTCACGGCCGCCGGCGCCGAGCTGCGCCTGCTGATGGCCACCGCCCTGATGGGCCAGGGCCGCACCGACCAGGCCGCCGCCTGTTGCCGCGGTCTGGTGCGTTGCCAGGACCCGACGCTGCGCGCCCAGGCCAAGGCGCTGCTGATGGTGCTCGAGGCCCCGGAGCTGCGCCGTCCCAGCAACTGGTCGCTCACCCTGCCGGATCTGGCCGGCACCACGCCGCTCGAGGGGGTCGGCGGTGGCGTCAGCCGGCGCTCCCGTCGTCGCCCTGAGCCACCGCCGCCGCCGCCGGTGGGCCCCACCCGGGCCCCGGTGGGCTTCGCGGTGGTGGTGGCGGTGGTGCTGCTGCTGCTGGCCTCGCTGCTGGGGGGCTGCATGGAGGTGCGCACCGAGCTGCGCTTCGAGGGACCCGGGCGGCTGCAGGTGAGCCACCAGCTGCGCGGCAACGGTGGCCCGGAGAGCCCCTGGCAGCGGCGCTTCGTCGCGGCGCTGGAGGGGCACGAGCCCCAGCTGGCGGCGTCCGGTCCCTTCCACGGGCGTGGGGGGAGCGCGGACCAGCTCCTCTCCACCCCGGTGTTGCCGGCCCGTGAGGCGCTCGCGGCCCTGGCGGGCAGCCTGGAGCTGGCGGGCCAGCTCAGCGGTGTCGCCCTGAGTGCTCCGGTGATGCGCTGGGAGGAGCGCAACTGGCTGGTGGGGGTGCGCCAGCACCTGCTGCTGGAGCTCGACCTGCAGCCGCTCGAGGCGATCCCAGGACTGGATCTGGCGCTGGTCCTCGCCCCGGTGCGGCCTGCGGCCGTGCGGCAGGCGGCCCCCGCCAGCCCGGTCCCGGCCCCTCCGGGGGATGGCCAGGGGCGCCGTCAGCTGGTCTGGCCCCTGCAGCCGGGCCAGGTCAATGTGCTGGAGCTGCGCTGCTGGCGCTGGAGTGGTCTGGGGTTGGGGGCGGCGGCGGTGGGCCTGGCCCTGCCGCTGGTGCTGGCCCTGCAGGCGACCCGGCGCCGGCTGGGCTTCGGCCTGCCGGAACTGCCGGCCTGA
- the priA gene encoding primosomal protein N', with product MPANSLPPFLRTAAPGWLEVWLEAGREGRIFTYANPQALAIGAGDLVRVRLQGRPHTGLVVASATACPAAMEGRSILPVEAVLQSAAVDPHWQALLEEVARQCHTGLFRSLKSALPPGWLGQARRPPAGQGRILWTVRLNPGTSAVASHPRQQELLDHLASHGGARLLRDLVQEGGFGRSLIGTMERRGLLLKEAGRGPARVGGGGPATTPLEVPQPASPAQAKAMAAIADAPPGQALLLWGVTGSGKTEVYLQAAARELAAGRSVLILAPEIGLIPQLLDRCRRRFGVAVIEYHSGMGDGERVVAWRRCLEATLQREPCLAVGTRSAVFLPLGHLGLIVLDEEHDASYKQESPMPCYHAREVARLRARLSGARLVLGSATPSLETWWRCQSGPQGLPGDTLLLPLPERIGQRPLPPVRLVDMRQELVDGHRRLISRPLMARLERLQEAGEQAVVLVPRRGYRSFLSCRSCGEVVLCPHCDVALTVHRGPRAGGQGGREWLRCHWCDHRQEMGDRCGHCGSTAFKPFGAGTQRVMEQLATELEGLRLIRFDRDTTRGRDGHRRLLERFAAGEADVLVGTQMLAKGMDLPAVTLAAVLAADGLLHRPDLRASEQCLQLLLQLAGRAGRGERPGEVLVQTYSPDHPVIRHLVDGRYGAFLAEELELRRQGGMVPFGRACLLRLAGPTASGTATAAAALAERIRPAVERAGWVLIGPAPAPVARVAGRSRWQLLLHGAGMAALPLPHEGDLRQALPPGVSLTIDPDPLEL from the coding sequence TTGCCAGCCAACTCCTTACCCCCTTTCCTCAGGACAGCCGCTCCAGGCTGGCTGGAGGTCTGGCTGGAGGCCGGCCGTGAGGGGCGGATCTTCACTTACGCCAATCCGCAGGCCCTGGCCATCGGCGCGGGGGATCTGGTGCGGGTCCGCCTCCAGGGACGGCCCCACACCGGGCTGGTGGTGGCGTCGGCAACGGCCTGTCCCGCCGCCATGGAGGGACGCTCGATCCTGCCGGTGGAGGCGGTGCTGCAGAGCGCCGCGGTCGATCCCCACTGGCAGGCCCTGCTCGAGGAGGTGGCCCGGCAATGCCACACCGGCCTGTTCCGCAGCCTGAAAAGCGCCCTGCCACCCGGCTGGCTGGGGCAGGCCCGCCGGCCGCCGGCGGGCCAGGGGCGGATCCTCTGGACCGTGCGGCTGAACCCCGGCACGAGCGCGGTGGCCAGCCACCCCCGGCAGCAGGAGCTGCTGGACCATCTGGCCAGCCACGGGGGGGCGCGGCTGCTGCGGGATCTGGTTCAGGAGGGGGGCTTCGGGCGCTCCCTGATCGGCACCATGGAGCGCCGCGGGCTGCTCCTGAAGGAGGCCGGCCGTGGCCCTGCGCGGGTGGGCGGCGGTGGGCCTGCGACCACCCCCCTGGAGGTGCCCCAACCGGCCAGTCCGGCCCAGGCCAAGGCGATGGCGGCGATCGCCGACGCCCCTCCCGGCCAGGCCCTGCTGCTGTGGGGGGTGACCGGATCCGGCAAGACCGAGGTCTATCTGCAGGCCGCCGCCCGGGAACTGGCGGCGGGGCGCAGTGTGCTGATCCTGGCGCCGGAAATCGGCCTGATCCCCCAGCTGCTGGATCGCTGCCGGCGGCGCTTCGGAGTGGCGGTGATCGAGTACCACAGCGGCATGGGCGACGGCGAGCGGGTCGTGGCCTGGCGACGTTGCCTTGAGGCCACCCTGCAGCGCGAACCCTGCCTGGCCGTGGGCACCCGTTCCGCCGTCTTCCTGCCGCTGGGCCACCTGGGGCTGATCGTGCTCGATGAAGAGCACGATGCCTCCTACAAGCAGGAGAGCCCCATGCCCTGCTACCACGCCCGGGAGGTGGCCCGGCTGCGGGCCCGCCTCAGCGGGGCCCGGTTGGTGCTCGGCAGTGCCACCCCGTCTCTGGAAACCTGGTGGCGCTGCCAGAGCGGTCCACAGGGCCTGCCCGGCGACACCCTGCTGCTGCCGCTGCCGGAGCGGATCGGCCAGCGCCCCCTGCCGCCGGTGCGGCTGGTGGACATGCGCCAGGAGCTGGTCGACGGCCACCGCCGCCTGATCAGCCGCCCCCTGATGGCCCGGCTGGAGCGGCTGCAGGAGGCCGGCGAGCAGGCCGTCGTGCTGGTGCCACGGCGCGGCTACCGCTCCTTCCTGAGCTGCCGCAGCTGCGGCGAGGTGGTGCTCTGCCCCCACTGCGACGTGGCCCTGACCGTGCATCGCGGCCCCCGGGCCGGCGGCCAGGGAGGCCGGGAGTGGCTGCGCTGCCACTGGTGCGACCACCGCCAGGAGATGGGCGACCGCTGCGGCCACTGCGGCTCCACCGCCTTCAAGCCCTTCGGTGCCGGCACCCAGCGGGTGATGGAGCAGCTCGCCACGGAGCTGGAGGGCCTGCGGCTGATCCGCTTCGACCGCGACACCACCCGGGGCCGGGATGGCCACCGCCGCCTGCTGGAACGCTTCGCGGCCGGCGAGGCGGACGTGCTGGTGGGCACCCAGATGCTGGCCAAGGGCATGGACCTGCCCGCCGTGACCCTGGCGGCGGTGCTGGCGGCCGACGGCCTGCTGCACCGGCCGGATCTGCGCGCCTCGGAGCAGTGCCTGCAACTGCTGCTGCAGCTCGCCGGCCGGGCCGGCCGGGGCGAACGTCCCGGGGAGGTGCTGGTGCAGACCTACAGCCCCGACCATCCCGTGATCCGGCACCTGGTGGACGGCCGCTACGGGGCCTTCCTGGCCGAAGAACTGGAGCTGCGGCGCCAGGGCGGCATGGTGCCCTTCGGTCGGGCCTGCCTGCTGCGACTGGCCGGTCCCACCGCCAGCGGCACCGCCACCGCCGCCGCCGCCCTGGCCGAACGGATCCGCCCCGCCGTCGAGAGGGCCGGCTGGGTGCTGATCGGACCGGCGCCCGCCCCTGTCGCCAGGGTGGCGGGCCGCAGCCGCTGGCAACTGCTGCTGCATGGCGCTGGCATGGCGGCGCTGCCGCTGCCCCACGAAGGCGACCTGCGCCAGGCCCTGCCGCCGGGGGTGAGCCTGACGATCGATCCGGACCCGCTGGAGCTCTGA
- a CDS encoding single-stranded DNA-binding protein, with amino-acid sequence MNHCLLEVEVLEAPQVRYTQDNQTPVAEMAVQIEGLRPDDPPGQLKVVGWGNLAQDLQNRVQVGQRLVLEGRLRMNTVTRQDGVKEKRAEFTLARLHPLSPGAAVPQAQSQAPAPAPQPAPRPAAGPPTPAPRRAPAPAPSRPASVAPAEAAAPVWDTSPLVPLGDDDDDIPF; translated from the coding sequence GTGAATCACTGCTTGCTGGAGGTGGAGGTCCTGGAGGCGCCCCAGGTGCGTTACACCCAGGACAACCAGACACCGGTGGCTGAAATGGCCGTGCAGATCGAGGGTCTGCGGCCCGATGATCCCCCGGGCCAGCTGAAGGTGGTGGGCTGGGGAAACCTCGCCCAGGATCTGCAGAACAGGGTTCAGGTGGGTCAGCGGCTTGTCCTCGAGGGGCGGCTGCGGATGAACACCGTCACCCGGCAGGACGGGGTCAAGGAGAAGCGGGCCGAGTTCACCCTGGCGCGGCTGCATCCCCTCAGCCCCGGCGCGGCTGTCCCCCAGGCCCAGAGCCAGGCTCCAGCTCCTGCCCCGCAGCCGGCGCCCCGGCCAGCCGCCGGCCCACCGACCCCAGCGCCGCGCCGGGCTCCGGCACCGGCGCCATCGCGCCCCGCCAGCGTTGCCCCGGCCGAGGCGGCGGCACCCGTGTGGGACACCTCCCCGCTGGTGCCCCTGGGCGACGATGACGACGACATTCCCTTCTGA
- the cutA gene encoding divalent-cation tolerance protein CutA, translating into MADPAPIPLSLVLTTEADRERAEALALALLQRGLVACASLHPVVSHYRWQGRLERSEEVQLLLKTNPDNLEPLRRSLAELHSYDTPEWIHWQASSDGAYGRWLLEALPLSPGGGPPAPAGTPGDADPAG; encoded by the coding sequence ATGGCTGATCCCGCCCCCATCCCCCTGAGCCTGGTGCTCACCACCGAGGCCGACAGGGAGCGGGCCGAGGCCCTGGCCCTGGCGCTGTTGCAGCGGGGCCTGGTGGCCTGCGCCAGCCTGCACCCGGTGGTGTCGCACTACCGCTGGCAGGGCCGGCTGGAGCGGAGCGAGGAGGTGCAGCTGCTGCTCAAGACGAACCCCGACAACCTGGAGCCGCTGCGCCGCAGCCTGGCGGAACTGCACAGCTACGACACACCGGAGTGGATCCACTGGCAGGCCAGCAGCGATGGCGCCTATGGCCGTTGGTTGCTGGAGGCGCTGCCGCTCAGCCCAGGTGGCGGGCCACCAGCTCCGGCAGGGACGCCTGGGGACGCGGACCCAGCTGGGTGA
- the psb27 gene encoding photosystem II protein Psb27 — MVAFLRRSLLRPFLALGLCLCLGLSGCSQATAGLSGNYVDDTVSVAQTLLTTIALPQEDPGHQEAELQARQLINGYTALYRPRQDIHGLASFTTMQTAVNSLAAHYAGYANRPLPEALRSRLEKELKKAEASAVRGA, encoded by the coding sequence TTGGTCGCCTTTCTGCGCCGCAGCCTGCTCCGTCCCTTTCTGGCCCTCGGCCTGTGTCTCTGTCTTGGACTGAGCGGTTGCAGCCAGGCCACCGCCGGCCTCAGCGGCAACTATGTCGATGACACCGTCAGCGTGGCCCAGACCCTGCTGACCACCATCGCCCTGCCCCAGGAGGACCCCGGCCACCAGGAGGCGGAGCTGCAGGCCCGGCAGCTGATCAACGGCTACACCGCCCTTTACCGGCCCCGCCAGGACATCCACGGCCTGGCCTCCTTCACCACCATGCAGACCGCGGTGAATTCCCTGGCGGCCCACTACGCCGGTTACGCCAACCGCCCCCTGCCGGAGGCGCTGCGCAGCCGGCTGGAAAAGGAGCTCAAGAAAGCTGAAGCGTCCGCGGTGCGCGGGGCCTGA
- a CDS encoding precorrin-6A/cobalt-precorrin-6A reductase has product MGGTILKHPPCGGRIWLIAGTGEGPPLAQQLLAGGWRLKVSLVSRAASLAYGPHPHQELAVGAIGASGGPEAGVAAELVEARRRGEPYTWVIDATHPFATRISAALALTCTAQGQPLLRLKRPDLSGAGAVVLGDLASLGLHCRPGERLLLAIGARRLGEAVAAAPQALHHARLLPHGEALVLALATGIPAQRLAPLRPSGDGRIERALCRHWAIDAVLCRRSGGANEAQWHRICAELGLRLLLLERPPEPGQAEALPLRDLLQRLGQSGPHG; this is encoded by the coding sequence ATGGGAGGCACCATCCTGAAGCATCCTCCCTGCGGCGGCAGGATCTGGCTGATCGCCGGCACCGGGGAAGGGCCCCCGCTGGCGCAGCAGCTGCTGGCTGGGGGCTGGCGTCTGAAGGTGTCGCTGGTGAGCCGGGCCGCATCCCTGGCCTATGGCCCCCACCCCCACCAGGAGCTGGCGGTGGGGGCGATCGGTGCATCGGGGGGGCCGGAGGCGGGGGTCGCCGCCGAACTGGTCGAAGCCCGACGCCGGGGCGAGCCCTACACCTGGGTGATCGACGCCACCCACCCCTTCGCCACCCGCATCAGCGCCGCCCTCGCCCTCACCTGCACCGCCCAGGGGCAGCCGCTGTTGCGGCTGAAGCGCCCCGATCTCAGCGGCGCCGGCGCGGTGGTCCTTGGCGATCTGGCCAGCCTGGGCCTCCACTGCCGGCCCGGCGAGCGCTTGCTGCTGGCCATCGGCGCCCGCCGCCTGGGCGAGGCCGTGGCGGCCGCGCCGCAGGCCCTGCACCACGCCCGCCTGCTGCCCCACGGCGAGGCCCTGGTGCTGGCCCTGGCCACCGGGATCCCGGCCCAGCGGCTGGCCCCGCTGCGGCCCAGCGGCGACGGCCGCATCGAGCGGGCCCTTTGCCGTCACTGGGCCATCGACGCGGTGCTCTGCCGCCGCTCCGGCGGCGCCAACGAAGCCCAGTGGCACCGGATCTGCGCCGAACTGGGCCTGCGCCTGCTGCTGCTGGAGCGCCCCCCCGAGCCCGGCCAGGCCGAAGCCCTGCCGTTGAGGGACCTGCTGCAACGCCTGGGCCAGAGTGGCCCCCATGGCTGA
- a CDS encoding DUF2854 domain-containing protein: MQAFLSPGSLVTVAGAVLTVIGSIAYVTDSPNISLAGVFYGVPILLGGLALKSSELPPAERLTPVAQLRDLRQLPENEPLRKLLADVTRWRYGQKAHLESSLEALKLWDEDSPPQLLAVEELEASGGYGLRLTIECQGVPFERWQDRQDRLGRFFGPGLSADLQQAGPGRLTLSLLPAPASSDPSLAAPVP, from the coding sequence ATGCAAGCGTTTCTCTCCCCCGGCAGCCTGGTGACCGTGGCTGGTGCCGTGCTCACCGTGATCGGTTCGATCGCCTACGTCACCGACAGCCCCAACATCAGCCTGGCGGGCGTGTTCTACGGCGTGCCGATCCTGCTGGGGGGGCTGGCCCTGAAGTCCTCCGAGCTGCCACCGGCTGAGCGCCTCACCCCCGTGGCCCAACTGCGTGATCTGCGTCAGTTGCCTGAGAACGAACCGCTGCGCAAACTGCTGGCCGACGTCACCCGCTGGCGCTACGGCCAGAAGGCCCACCTGGAAAGTTCCCTCGAAGCCCTCAAGCTCTGGGATGAGGACTCCCCTCCCCAGCTGCTGGCCGTTGAGGAGCTGGAGGCCAGCGGCGGCTACGGGCTGCGTCTCACGATCGAGTGCCAGGGGGTGCCGTTCGAGCGCTGGCAGGATCGGCAGGACCGGCTGGGCCGTTTCTTCGGTCCTGGCCTGAGCGCTGACCTGCAACAGGCCGGTCCCGGCCGACTGACGCTGAGCCTGCTGCCGGCACCCGCCAGCTCCGACCCGTCCCTCGCCGCCCCCGTCCCTTGA